From a region of the Rhinolophus sinicus isolate RSC01 linkage group LG04, ASM3656204v1, whole genome shotgun sequence genome:
- the SPATA4 gene encoding spermatogenesis-associated protein 4 isoform X2, whose protein sequence is MAASRRKERFLILSAAALPNSSLSSQPSAPDPGRPKKCLVYPHPPKSSRLPRSILRWLQSLDLTFFPRNVNRDFSNGFLIAEIFTIYYPWNLQLSSFVNGTSLKVKLGNWAQLEKFLAKKKIKFPKELIYGTIHCKAGVPEILIQEVYTLLTHREIKSIQDDLVNFTDYSYQMHLPLVPRSTASKSIKDNIRLSELISNPNMVSNELKIDFLFLLQMLQRNLGRKLYPERFDVKPTVGEFTLNHLPAQVSGFKHNSVISRQRVAPIFPNTGNGGNSLKTIPVKQAGTSFFESSMEPIRNMEK, encoded by the exons ATGGCTGCTTCCCGCCGGAAAGAAAGGTTTCTGATACTGTCGGCGGCAGCCCTACCGAACTCGTCACTTTCGTCACAGCCGTCAGCTCCCGACCCAGGGAGGCCTAAAAAGTGTCTGGTCTACCCGCATCCTCCGAAGAGCTCCCGCCTGCCTCGGTCCATCCTGcgctggctccagagcctggaTCTCACCTTCTTCCCCAGGAACGTCAACAG GGATTTTTCAAATGGCTTCCTGATAGCAGAAATATTCACCATATATTACCCCTGGAACCTTCAATTGTCATCCTTTGTAAATGGAACTTCTTTAAAAGTCAAGTTGGGTAACTGGGCACAATTGGAAAAG TTcctggccaaaaaaaaaattaaattccctAAAGAACTGATCTATGGAACAATTCATTGTAAAGCCGGAGTACCTGAAATACTGATACAAGAGGTTTACACCTTGTTAACACATCGAGA aattaaAAGTATCCAGGATGACCTGGTGAATTTTACAGACTACAGTTACCAGATGCATTTGCCCCTGGTTCCCAGGTCTACAGCTTCAAAGTCTATTAAAGATAACATTAGGTTATCGGAATTAATAAGTAATCCCAACATGGTTAGCAATGAACTTAAAATcgatttcctcttccttttacAAATGTTGCAAAGAAATTTAGGCAGAAAATTGTATCCAG aacGGTTTGATGTCAAACCGACAGTGGGAGAATTTACTCTCAATCATCTTCCTGCCCAAGTGTCTGGGTTCAAACATAATTCAGTGATTTCAAGACAAAGAGTTGCTCCTATTTTCC cAAATACAGGTAATGGTGGCAATTCACTTAAAACAATTCCTGTGAAGCAAGCTGGAACATCTTTTTTTGAATCTTCTATGGAACCCATcagaaacatggaaaaataa
- the SPATA4 gene encoding spermatogenesis-associated protein 4 isoform X1, translating to MAASRRKERFLILSAAALPNSSLSSQPSAPDPGRPKKCLVYPHPPKSSRLPRSILRWLQSLDLTFFPRNVNRDFSNGFLIAEIFTIYYPWNLQLSSFVNGTSLKVKLGNWAQLEKFLAKKKIKFPKELIYGTIHCKAGVPEILIQEVYTLLTHREIKSIQDDLVNFTDYSYQMHLPLVPRSTASKSIKDNIRLSELISNPNMVSNELKIDFLFLLQMLQRNLGRKLYPERFDVKPTVGEFTLNHLPAQVSGFKHNSVISRQRVAPIFRGGGMRPAKYQSQQGTFPNQGDSTCYCSCALSLNR from the exons ATGGCTGCTTCCCGCCGGAAAGAAAGGTTTCTGATACTGTCGGCGGCAGCCCTACCGAACTCGTCACTTTCGTCACAGCCGTCAGCTCCCGACCCAGGGAGGCCTAAAAAGTGTCTGGTCTACCCGCATCCTCCGAAGAGCTCCCGCCTGCCTCGGTCCATCCTGcgctggctccagagcctggaTCTCACCTTCTTCCCCAGGAACGTCAACAG GGATTTTTCAAATGGCTTCCTGATAGCAGAAATATTCACCATATATTACCCCTGGAACCTTCAATTGTCATCCTTTGTAAATGGAACTTCTTTAAAAGTCAAGTTGGGTAACTGGGCACAATTGGAAAAG TTcctggccaaaaaaaaaattaaattccctAAAGAACTGATCTATGGAACAATTCATTGTAAAGCCGGAGTACCTGAAATACTGATACAAGAGGTTTACACCTTGTTAACACATCGAGA aattaaAAGTATCCAGGATGACCTGGTGAATTTTACAGACTACAGTTACCAGATGCATTTGCCCCTGGTTCCCAGGTCTACAGCTTCAAAGTCTATTAAAGATAACATTAGGTTATCGGAATTAATAAGTAATCCCAACATGGTTAGCAATGAACTTAAAATcgatttcctcttccttttacAAATGTTGCAAAGAAATTTAGGCAGAAAATTGTATCCAG aacGGTTTGATGTCAAACCGACAGTGGGAGAATTTACTCTCAATCATCTTCCTGCCCAAGTGTCTGGGTTCAAACATAATTCAGTGATTTCAAGACAAAGAGTTGCTCCTATTTTCC GTGGAGGGGGTATGAGGCCTGCTAAATACCAGTCACAGCAGGGGACATTCCCAAACCAGGGTGACTCCACCTGCTATTGCAGTTGTGCTTTATCCTTAAATAG GTAA
- the ASB5 gene encoding ankyrin repeat and SOCS box protein 5 isoform X3, producing MSRIYLNSGWLEVPWGDGDLGSWADRSPLHEAASQGRLLALRTLLSQGYNVNAVTIDHVTPLHEACLEDHVACAKTLLEAGANVNAITIDGVTPLFNACSQGSASCTELLLEYGAKPQLESCLPSPTHEAASKGHHECLEILISWGIDVDQDIPHLGTPLYVACMSQQFHCIRKLLYAGADVQKGKYWDTPLHAAAQQPCLEIVNLLLEFGADINAKNTELLRPVDVAVSSSLVERLLLQHEATPSSLCQLCRLCIRNYIGRPRLHLIPQLQLPTLLQNFLQYR from the exons GTTCCTGGGCAGATCGCTCACCACTACATGAAGCAGCAAGTCAAGGTCGCCTCCTTGCTCTGAGAACATTATTATCCCAG GGTTATAATGTAAATGCAGTCACCATAGACCATGTCACCCCATTGCATGAAGCCTGCCTTGAAGATCATGTGGCATGTGCCAAAACTCTTCTGGAAGCTGGAGCTAAT GTAAATGCAATCACAATAGATGGCGTGACTCCATTATTCAATGCTTGCTCACAAGGCAGTGCAAGCTGCACAGAACTTCTTTTGGAATATGGTGCCAAACCCCAGCTGGAGTCAtgtcttccttctcccacacatgAGGCTGCCAGCAAAG GTCACCATGAATGTCTAGAAATACTGATATCCTGGGGCATAGATGTTGACCAAGACATTCCTCATTTGGGAACTCCTCTGTATGTAGCTTGTATGTCACAGCAATTCCATTGCATCCGGAAGCTTCTTTACGctg GCGCTGATGTACAGAAAGGCAAATATTGGGATACACCATTACATGCTGCTGCTCAGCAGCCCTGTCTGGAAATTGTAAACTTACTGCTAGAATTTGGAGCAGATATCAATGCCAAAAATACAGAGCTCCTGCGACCTGTAGATGTAGCTGTCTCTAGCAGTTTGGTGGAAAGATTATTGCTTCAACATGAAG CCACCCCAAGCTCCCTTTGCCAACTCTGCCGACTCTGTATCAGAAACTACATAGGAAGACCACGACTGCACCTTATCCCACAGCTCCAGCTGCCAACATTATTGCAGAATTTCTTGCAGTACCGATAA